Below is a genomic region from Equus caballus isolate H_3958 breed thoroughbred chromosome X, TB-T2T, whole genome shotgun sequence.
GAGTGGAGTCCAGGCCCCGTCCCCATCCCCGTCCTACAGAATCCCATGGTGAGTGGAGTCCAGGCCCCGTCCCCGTCCTACAGAATCCCATGGTGAGTGGAGTCCAGGCCCCGTCCCCGTCCTATAGAATCCCATGGTGAGTGGAGTCCAGGCCCCGTCCTCGTCCTACAGAATCCCATGGTGAGTGGAGTCCAGGCCCCGTCCCCGTCCTACAGAATCCCATGGTGAGTGGACTCCAGGCCCCGTCCCCGTCCCCATCCTACAGAATCCCATGGTGAGTGGAGTCCAGGCCCCGTCCCCGTCCTATAGAATCCCATGGTGAGTGGAGTCCAGGCCCCGTCCTCGTCCTACAGAATCCCATGGTGAGTGGAGTCCAGGCCCCGTCCCCGTCCTACAGAATCCCCTCGTCCTCTGTTGACACCCCTCCATGACTGTTGGGCCCAGACCTCATTTGAGTGGCTCTGAAGGGTGCAGGGGTCGCCCGGGGACCGTCCATCATTCAAGATGGCGGCATAGCATGGGCATTGGTCCCATGACCCTAAGACCCTTGAGGGCGCATGGACCCCCATTTCTGGGACCCGTCCATCAAAGTTGGGTCTTGAGTCCGTGGGACGACGTGGGGACCAAGCAGGCGAGCGGGGAAACATGCCGACGGGGCGCCCTCACCCACCTGAACGCCTATTCCTCCCGCCGTGGCAGCGACGCCGGGAAGACGCCCCCCGTCCCGTCCGGGATGCCGGTCATCTGGCAGCTCCTGGCCCACAGCTGTCGCTGAAGCTTCAGGTCGTAGGTGACGGCGAGCGACCGGGTCTCCTTCTCGTTGTAAAGGTAGCGGCCGCCGACCCCTTCCAGGGCCGGGGCGACGGCCGCGTAGACGGAGGTCCAGGCTCCCTCCTCCGGGGTCTGCGGGGCGAGaaggacggaaggaaggaaggaaggtgagaCGCGGCGACTGCCGGAGCGGAGCGCACGGGACGCTGGGGGCTCAGGGAGAGGCCGCCGGCTGAGACGGGAGGCTCACCACCTGCGTGGACACTCTCACGCAGACCGCCGGGGTGGGCAACCTGGCAGAACCAGACCCCGGGGCCGTTGCATATTTCTTTTCATCGCGTGCGGACAGGAACGCACGCCCTCGTGGGCTTCAAAAAGTCTATAATCTCCGAAGACGGGGAACAGACCCCGGCTGGGAGGCTATGTGACTCTGTCTATGGAGGGAAAGACGCATTCCTGGAGACGCCATGAGTTGGGGTCGGGGCCGGGGTGGGAAAGGGTGGGTGTGGGGGAGACGGGGACACGGAAGGGGGATGAGGTCATGAAGGGGACCCTGGGTCCATTAAAAAAAACATGcattgggccggcccggtggtgcagtggttaagtgtgcatgttctgcttcagcggcccggggttcaccggtttggatcctgggtgtggacgtggcaccgcttgacaagccatgctgtggtaggcatcccacatataaaggagaggaagatgggcacggatgtgagctcagggccagtcttcctcagcaaaaaaaaaaaaaaaaaaggaggaggattgacagcagatgttagctcagggctaatcttcctcaaaaaaaaaaaaaaaaaaaaagagatgcatTTCCTCTAAATAGGAGACATCTCCCAGAACTCACACAGCCTGTGGGTCTATTTTACCGAAAGGAACACTGAATTTACCCATCTTCCTGGGGCAGTGGCTGCGACCAGCGTCCTGTTTCGACCCCAACCGGGCACACCGTGGCTCAATTCTGCCGCTGCCCACCTGGAGTCAGCAAAGCCTGTGCGTGTCTAGGGCTTCAGTGCTCCTGAACCGCCCCACCCAAAATGccaaaggaggctcagagaggtctcCTCCTTTGtcaagggcacacagctggcGGGTGGAGGAGccgagattcaaacccaggaccACCGGCTGGCTCCCAGTCAACATTCTCACCCAGAGCACGTGCCGCCCCCTCCCAGAAACGACTCAGAAAAGGCTGGGCTACGCGGAGGGGAGAGTGGGTTTGAATCCACATCATAATTAGAATGCACAACGCCTGACACAGGATGAGTGTGTCCCCCTCAATTCACAGGTTGGGGTGCTGAGACCCCCCCAGGACCTCAGGACGGGGCTGCCTTTGGAGATGGGCCTTGAAGGAGGGGACGGAGGTGAAATGAGGGGTTTGGATCCCGAAGCCCAGGGTCTGCCTTGGTGAATTGTTTCCATggagttctctctctgtctctatctccaCCACATGGAGACAGACCAAGATGGCGGCCATCTGCCAGCCAAGAAGaccatgctgacaccttgatcctggacgTCCGGCCTCCAGAACCAGATGTCTGTGGCTTAAGCGCCCCGGCCGGGGGACTGTGTTACAGCACCCTCAGCTGATGACTGTGTGTCCCAACACCAAGCTCTAGATTTGAAGGGCGCCATGTTCCAGGTGATCAAAAAAGCACGAAGAGGAAGGAAACACCACATTTTGCCTGAATCTCTAGAAGCTAGAACTCGGGGTAGTAATGGCGGAAGGGGCTTCAGCGGGAGCAGCAGAAATCCCTATGGCATGTCCTTGTGCCAGGCACGGCCCTAAACACCACCGGGGAATCCTTCTGACTCACTCCCCTGGTCCGCGAGCTCTGAATCCACGTCCCTGGGCCATGAGCTCTGAATCCACGTCCCTGGTCCATGAGCTCTGAATCCACGTCCACGATCCATGACTCTGAATCCACGTCCACGGTCCATGAGCTCTGAATCCACGTCCCGGGTCCATGAGCTCTGAATCCACGTCCATGATCCATGACTCTGAATCCACGTCCATGGTCCATGACTCTGAATCCACGTCCATGATCCATGACTCTGAATCCACGTCCCTGGTCCATGAGCTCTGAATCCACATCCACGATCCATGAGCTCTGAATCCACGTCCATGATCCATGACTCTGAATCCACGTCCATGGTCCATGACTCTGAATCCACGTCCATGGTCCATGAGCTCTGAATCCACGTCCATGGTCCATGAGCTCTGAATCCACGTCCACGGTCCATGAGTCTGAATCCACGTCCACAATCCATGAGCTCTGAATCCACGTCCACAATCCATGAGCTCTGAATACACGTCCATGATCCACGAGCTCTGAATCCACGTCCACGATCCATGAGCTCTGAATCCACGTCCATGATCCATGAGTCTGAATCCACGTCCATGGTCCATGACTCTGAATCCACGTCCACAATCCATGAGCTCTGAATACACGTCCACGATCCATGAGCTCTGAATCCACGTCCCTGGTCCATGAGCTCTGAATCCACGTCCATGGTCCATGACTCTGAATCCACGTCCACGATCCATGAGCTCTGAATCCACGTCCCTGGTCCATGAGCTCTGAATCCACGTCCCTGGTCCATGAGCTCTGAATCCACGTCCCTGGTCCATGAGCTCTGAATCCACGTCCCTGGTCCATGAGCTCTGAATCCACGTCCATGATCCATGACTCTGAATCCACGTCCACGATCCATGACTCTGAATCCACGTCCATGATCCATGAGTCTGAATCCACGTCCATGGTCCATGAGCTCTGAATCCACGTCCATGGTCCATGACTCTGAATCCACGTCCACGATCCATGAGTCTGAATCCACGTCCATGATCCATGAGTCTGAATCCACGTCCCTGGTCCATGAGCTCTGAATCCACGTCCCTGCTCCATGAGCTCCGAATCCATGGTGAACGAGCTCCAAAACTGCTCTCTCCGAGGAGATGGTGGGCCGGCTGGGAGCACGCCCCCAGGGAGAAATGTAATCAAAGGCGAACGCAGTGGGACGCGGGCTGGATTTGAAAGGAGGCTAAGTGGAGCTGAAAGCGATGCGCGATTACGGGGAAAAAAAATGCATGCCTCCTAATTACCTAATTACACAGCGCTTTACAGTTTTGGAAATTGCTTCCGCGTCTACTGTGTGAGCAATTTCCACAACACTCTTATGAGATATTATTACCCAGAACCAACAAATTACAAACGCGAGGGGcactgcgggggtgggggggaaggagCTGCGTGGAACGGCCAGACTTGGCTTCTTCCAGAGACCCCCCCAATTCTCTCCGTCTTCCCCCTCAAAACCCCTCCATCCTATGGGCCCATGATCCATGCCCATGGCTCCAGAAACAGAACGGTCGTGATTTgtctgtgcaaaaaaaaaaaaaaaacacacacacactaagcCCCTCCTCTTTATAAATGTGTAGATCTCCCGTGTGTTTCTCAAGGTACTAACCGGCTTGCCCAGGGCTCTGAATTCAagtccatttcctttttttttttttttggtgaggaagattggccctgagcgaataTCCGTTGGCAATcttccccctcctctttttttttttttttttgctggaggaagattggcccggacctaacatctgtgcccgtcctcctctactttgtacgtgggatgttTTACTGCTGAAAGAACTTAAGAATTTGAAAGAAGCGTTTGAAGCCCCTTTGCCTGAGGCGGGAGGGGATAAAAGATGAGTTGAGGAGCAAGCGAAGGAAGAGTTGGGGAGTCCATCGACCCTTCCAGGAGCTCTGAGAAAAATGGGGAACCTTGAGATGGAAGCCGGAGCAAGGAGGAGGGCCGATCTTGAGAAAACAGAGTTAACTACGCTCATGAATTCTAAAAGGGGATGCAAACACACAAGGATCGATCGCAGGGAGAAAGGTGTCCCAATCGACTCCAGAAGGGTAGAAAACGTGAACGCAGGGAAGCCCTCAGGGTCCGACCGAAGGATGCCCAAGGACAGGACGACTCCTTCTCGAAAGGCAGGACCCTCCGATCCGGGCGACATCCTGATCTGAGTTATTCCAATAAGGGAGAAAATTCGCCAGGaagacttcattttaaaaaaaaagcgaAATGGGGCTAACATACAGCACAGCACATAACAAAGCACAACAGACGATCATATAGGCAAGTATtcagataaagaagaaatatcgTGTTTTTCCACCGTCATCAAGAAGATATTCGATCAATTATTTAATCATCTATTGAGTGGATAGAAACAATATCACAAGAAGCATATGCGTTAGAAGCAAGGAGGTGATGATGGTGAGCATTTGCAGATTAAATAGTTGGGTGGTGGAAAAAGATGAGAGACGGAAACTcgatgagaaataataaaacgTCGGCGATGGCATCAGTTAAGATGTGGAGCATTTATCAGGAGAAACAAGAGAACGGTCCACACCTCGTCCCGGAGAAGGGGGTTGGTTACCTttttgggaggaaggaaggcgAATTTGGGGAAAAGCATGCACCCGATCCCGCGGTGTGTGCGCTCACTTTATTACcgacttttaaatattttattttgttgtattcacggtttgccaattttttttaatcctcttcaCGGCGGAAACAAACATTCCAACTTCCTAAATAACGACGATGAACGCAACAGGAAACGGACGGGAATGAATAAAAACACCTCCGAAAAGCATTCAGATTCTGGTCCCCAGGCCCAACGTGGAAGCGGATTGTAGACGTTCAGAAAACAGAGACGGTCGTCACGTGGGATCGTCACACAGCGATGGAGTCTCAGACACACACGCGCGGGACCCAAGGCCGGACCCGGGTCCCAGATTCAGCAAAATAACGAGCAGGTGCCTTCGTCGTGCACGGCTCCCTGCAAACACCCTGCCGGCCGCGAATTGGGTTGCAACGAGGAAAAAATACCCCCCAGGGGTGAATTTCTCAACAAGAACCTAACAAAAACGGAACTGCGTTCGGGCCTAAAGTCCGCTCTCTGAGACCAGGGCTGCTGTGATGCTCACACCCCCGAGTGTGGACATAACGAGTTCATCCTCCTTGGTGGTTCTTGCGCCAAACTCCGTGCAAGCGTCCTGGAGGTGGCGGCCCGCCCGTGTGGCCCGCGCTCGCACAGTCGGCACGGACACGGGAACCGTCGGGGACTTACCTTGAAGAACCACCGGCCGAACAGCTTCTTGACCAGACGCGTGGGCCAGAAGACGTGTTTGTAGAGGTCGGTGTCGACCACGCCGGGGTCGGCCACGTTGGCGGTCACGGGACTGCCCTGGGCGGCCAGCAGCCCCTGGAGGTGATAAGTGAAGAGGACCAGGGCCAGCTTGCTCTGGGCGTAGGCCCCGTGCGGGGAGTAGCTCCTGCTGTGGAGACAAAGGAGGAGACGGCGTGAGAGGCGGTCCAGGCCCAGAGTCCCCACCCCGCGCCCTGCAGCCCTGGCCCTCGCCACGTGCATTTGCAGCCGCCTCCCCTTTGCAGGCTGGCCTGCTGGCGTCGGGGTTATGAAATTTGTacgctctgcctcagcagc
It encodes:
- the DHRSX gene encoding polyprenol dehydrogenase isoform X8 → MHVIIAGNNEDKAGEAVRKIKEETLNDRVEFLYCDLASMQSIRQFVQKFQRKRIPLHVLVNNAGVMMVPQRKTVDGFEEHLGLNYLGHFLLTNLLLDTLRDSGCPGRSARVVTVSSATHYVGELNLADLQGRSYSPHGAYAQSKLALVLFTYHLQGLLAAQGSPVTANVADPGVVDTDLYKHVFWPTRLVKKLFGRWFFKTPEEGAWTSVYAAVAPALEGVGGRYLYNEKETRSLAVTYDLKLQRQLWARSCQMTGIPDGTGGVFPASLPRREE
- the DHRSX gene encoding polyprenol dehydrogenase isoform X9 → MAGVPAPQTAGVSARRLGSAGTRAPPGRRGARGSAPRPEAGNNEDKAGEAVRKIKEETLNDRAGVMMVPQRKTVDGFEEHLGLNYLGHFLLTNLLLDTLRDSGCPGRSARVVTVSSATHYVGELNLADLQGRSYSPHGAYAQSKLALVLFTYHLQGLLAAQGSPVTANVADPGVVDTDLYKHVFWPTRLVKKLFGRWFFKTPEEGAWTSVYAAVAPALEGVGGRYLYNEKETRSLAVTYDLKLQRQLWARSCQMTGIPDGTGGVFPASLPRREE
- the DHRSX gene encoding polyprenol dehydrogenase isoform X6; translation: MAGVPAPQTAGVSARRLGSAGTRAPPGRRGARGSAPRPEVEFLYCDLASMQSIRQFVQKFQRKRIPLHVLVNNAGVMMVPQRKTVDGFEEHLGLNYLGHFLLTNLLLDTLRDSGCPGRSARVVTVSSATHYVGELNLADLQGSRSYSPHGAYAQSKLALVLFTYHLQGLLAAQGSPVTANVADPGVVDTDLYKHVFWPTRLVKKLFGRWFFKTPEEGAWTSVYAAVAPALEGVGGRYLYNEKETRSLAVTYDLKLQRQLWARSCQMTGIPDGTGGVFPASLPRREE
- the DHRSX gene encoding polyprenol dehydrogenase isoform X7, translated to MAGVPAPQTAGVSARRLGSAGTRAPPGRRGARGSAPRPEAGNNEDKAGEAVRKIKEETLNDRAGVMMVPQRKTVDGFEEHLGLNYLGHFLLTNLLLDTLRDSGCPGRSARVVTVSSATHYVGELNLADLQGSRSYSPHGAYAQSKLALVLFTYHLQGLLAAQGSPVTANVADPGVVDTDLYKHVFWPTRLVKKLFGRWFFKTPEEGAWTSVYAAVAPALEGVGGRYLYNEKETRSLAVTYDLKLQRQLWARSCQMTGIPDGTGGVFPASLPRREE